The nucleotide sequence GCGACCCCTAGGCGTCTACGTGGGGACATGGCTACTCCTTTTCGTTGATGCGCTGAACTTCTGCGTGAATTGCGAATCCGATTGCCACCGCTTCGAGCGCGACTCGCACGGCCATGACGAAGACGACCCAACCGAGCGGCAGAAGCGTGACGAATGCCGCAGTTGCGACCGGTCCGAGCCACGAGCGAAAAGCGATGACGACGGCGAGAAGAATGCTCACCCACAGTCCCGCCGTAATGCGCGTCACGCGGTACAGGACTGAGACGATTGTGGGAGTCACGAAACGCTGGAACTGCGTTTCCGTAAGTGCGGCGGACAGGGAGTTACTTTTCATCGGACACCTTCCATTTCTGTGCTTGCCGGAGTGCGGCGAGTATGTGACCGGTAGCGGCGAAGGACACCATCCCGATCCAGAGCCATTCGGGAATCGTCGTTGTCCCGAGGAAGACGACAGCAGGGAACGTGCTCAACGGCAGGATGAACAAGATCGTTGATAGGTAGCGGTGGAAGGTGGGTCCGCGCAGCCACTCGAAAATCGGAGAGAGTAGCCACATGAATGCGCCGTAGTCCGGGTACTGCGCCGGACGCGCGAGCGCGAGGAAGATTTCTGTGACCGTTTGCGCCGCCCAAGCGGCAACCGTCGCCGATAGAACGGGCATGACCGGGCGGTGTGGCGTGGTGAATGAGTCCGTGAAGATCGGGAACTGAACGGCCATAAGTGCGGCGGCCGAATAGACTACGGCCAAAGCCGCAGACCAACCGGCGACAATCGCGGCAGGAAACCGTCTCATTGGTCGTCCCGGAAAAGGTCGCGCGTTAGTCCGTCTAGCGTTGCCAGACCTTGAGAGCAGATCACGAAAAGCCGGTCAGCCGGAGCCGGAAACTTGCGTGCTATACGGGTAAGCACACCCGTCCGCCGATTGTCCGGAGCGGAGAAAAGCACACGCGGGATGACGCCGCCCGGACCGGTTATTTCGGACTGAGCGATACGCAGGTAACTGCGCATCTTCTGTTCCACAATGGACACGCTCTCTGTGCCTCGATCTACTTCGATCCACCAATGATCGGTAACCCGGTGATTGCGCCTGACAAGAGCTGCGTAAGCATCGGGCTTGATGACGTCACCAAGTTCAGTAGTCCACCAGGATTCCGGCTCGGTTTGAAAGTCCGCGACCGCGAAAGGCAGCTTGCGTGACGACTCGATGAGCTGCACGTAAATCTCGGAGACGGCAAGGACGTGAGAGTGCAACCGGGGAGAAACGTTGCTCGCTGTCGTCTTCTTATCAGGTGCGGGAACACCCCGAATTGTTTGAATGAGCACAGCCCCGGCGGGATCAATTCCGTAGATTGCGGCACCGGCTCCACCGAAGCTTCCGCCGACACGACGAGGAAGAACGATAAGCGCTCGGCTTTCAACAAGCCGATGCAATACACGCTTACGGACGCTGAAACTACTAGAAAGCCCAAAGAAATGCAGACGCTCAATCTGAGAACCAGTGGCCAGCCCAAGCCGGTAAACAGTTTCAAGATCGGCCAGATCGCGATCCGTGAGGCGCATTCCGAGCCATACGGCGCGCTCGAAGATGTTAGGTGGCGGATTCAAGAAGATCACCTTTCTCGTTAATGTATTTCTTGCAATTCTTTCGATTTCTTTCCAGGCCGGCCGGAGCTTGATCATCAAGCGTCGGAAGCAGAAGAATTGCCGACAGGCCCGGACGTAGGGGAGAGTTTCAGCAGGAGAGGGAAGAGCTAACGTGGGGCTGACCTGCGGTGATGTGCTGTGACGCGTGTTGCCCGATGGCAACACCGGAGGCAACACCGAGGGACGCGCCGACGGCTACACCTCTATGGACTCATTTCTCACCGCTTTTTTCGTCGCTTGTTCGACCAATTCTCGGGACGACTCGAAGTCGCGGTTTGACGCGCTCGGCAATCTCGGTTTCGACGTCCGCGCGAAGTGCTCCGAAACGCTGTGCGCTTTCGCGGATGAAGTCGCGTCCGTCTCTCAGCGGTTCGCCGAGGGGTCGCGTCCGTCCGGTCACGGGTGCTGCCGTCCGCGCGTCAATACAGGGACGCATGGCGATCTCGAAGGCGTCCAGCGCTCCGAGGTCGTCTCGGGTCAGTGGCGCAAAGCGCGGTGCGAGCGTGGACGCGTCGCGGTATTCCGCCTGGAAAGTGACTTGAGTGCGGACGGTTCCCAGCACCGCGTTTGTGACGTCTGCACTCAGTTGGTCTAGGTACTGGTACGCCATGTTGACGCCGAGTCCCAGGCCGCGCGCTTGGGCGAGCATTTCGGCAAAATCGTCCGCTCTCCCGAAGTGCATGAATTCTTGAAATTCATCGAGATAGGCGAAGGTCGCGTGTCGCCGGTCCGCCGGAACGGACGCCCGACTAAGCGTGATCTGCCAGAGCGTCGAGACGAGTAGCGCACCGAGCAAATGCGCGGCGTCTGGCCCGATCCTGCCTTTCTGAAGCGGCACAAGTATGATTTTGTGCTCGCGGTACAGCGTGGACAGGTCAACGCCGTTGCTCTGTCCGAGCATGAGCCGCAGCGCGGTACGGGTGGAAAACGCACGAATCTTGTTCATGGAAGGGCCGATGACTTGCGCCCGTTCTGGCTCGCTCATCGCGTCATAAGCGGTCCAGAATCCGCGCACGGCGTCCGGAATCGGTTGTCGCAGGAGGTCCCGGCGAAATTCGTCGTCGGTGAGCAGCGCCGGTATCTCAACGACCGTGAACGAACGTCCGCCGGGCGCTCTCGTGTACGCCAGCGTCAGTAGGCAATTCCGCATAACGTCCGCCGTTCGCGGTCCCCAAGAATCGCGCCACAGGGACGCGAACACATGGACTACTTGGTCCACCATGAGTTCCCGCGCGTGCTCATCAGATGTGTCCACAGAAAGCAAGTTAAAGCCGGTCGGATAGTCCAACGACGCAGCGTCGATCACCACAACATCGTCGATTCTGTTGTCGGGAATCCGGGCGGTGATGTCCTCAATTAGATCGGCCTTTGGGTCGATAACCAACACCCCCCGGCCGGCCGCGATATCCTGCAATATCAGATTGGCGAGCAGAACAGACTTACCTGATCCGGTCGGCCCTTGAATCATTACGTGCCTCAGCCGGTCATCTGCCGTCAGCGCCAATGGCCGGGATTCCATCCCCGGATAGTTGCTGTCAGCGATGACGAGGCCCGTCCGCCGCATTCGCGACGGCGGCGGCAACTGGCGCGCGGACCCGACGCTGAGACCGGGAACGGTGAGCCCCTGTGTCGGCAACGCCAGCAGTGCCGCAGCTTCCGCAGCCGACAGCAGCATTGGCCACCATGCGGACGTGACCGGCATCGCGCGGCGCGCAGCTCGCCGCGCGACTACCCGTGTCGGCAAGGCGCGTGCCCGTATGCGCGTCTCAGGGCCGCTTACAGCCGACAGGCCACCGAGGACACCCGCCAGCAGCAACGCCGCGCGTGAGCGGTGCGACGCGCGGACCGCGACGCGTCCGGACGCGTCCAGCAACGGAAAACTGTTTTTCTCCGCAACCGCCTTAGCGATGTCGTCGGGCGCACCGCGTGCCACTTTCACGCGCCGAGTAGCCGAGACAACCCATTGCACGCAAACCATTTCGTCCGAGCCGAGCGGGTACATCGTGGCGAGCACACCAGCGATAGCGCTTTCACCATGCCCGTAGTCAAGCGTCCGCCACCGTCGGCTACTCCTCAGTTCACGCGCGCGGCGGAACTTCGGATATTCCAACCCTTCGGGATCTTCTTCAAGGCGCAATCCCGGCATTGCCGCCGTCAGGCGCGTAATCATCGCTGGCGCTAGGTGCGCCTGAATGAGTATGTGATGCGTGATGCCCCGAGCCGTTCCACGTACTTCTACGACAAGTGGCCACCGACCCGAAAGCGGACCGATCAGGTACAGGGCCGCTGTTACCGTCTCCACCGAGAGATCAGCGGGAAGCCGCATTTTGTACGCGACTAAACCCGCGCGCCACCTCCGGCGGTCCATCCAGCCCGCTGTCACGACGATCACGGCACACAAACCAGCGACGGCAAGCACAAAAATTGCCGATTCCCGGTAATTCATGCCGGCCGCCTAGTAACGGCGGCGGAATCCAACCGCCCAAAAAACGATGACGAGAATGGCCGCACCGATCAAAGGAAGGATCGGGATCAACCAATCACTGACGAGGCGACCCACGTACGCGAGGACCGGGATCGCAATGAGAAACGCGAGGATTCGGCCCATCCACGGACGTCGGTAGTACATGCGCATGATGCGTCTCCCATCGGCTGATGTTTCATCAATACCGATGGTGCGAGAACAGGTCCGTTTGAAACAAGCCACATTTAAAGGCAGGCCAACAGGGACCCATCACGGCAGTCAGTTAGGAAGTTACCAAGTCAAGGAAAACGTGGCAGTTATTGGCATCGGTGCAGGTCAGCGGAAGATGATCTAGTATGGGTCGGGCACGAAAGTTTCCCACCGACGACCCGCAAAGACGCAGGTCACCGGAAGGCAACGCGAACAGGAGGAGCCCTCAAGTCCGATGATCAGTGACGATCACCCCGCCGACACGACACCGCCACCTAGCCGGGAACAGGTTCACGACGCGCTACGCACGACAGTCCGGCATGGCGCGGCCGCAGCGAACCTCACCGTCTTCACGCCCACCGTCATTGACCTTCTCGCCCCTCCCAACGGGGACGAGGACTCGAATATGACACGCGCCGCTATAGCGGAAAACCTCATCCGCAAAGGGATTACAGCCGTTGAAGAACATGACGGCCCGGCGGTCGGGAGCGCCCTGCGTATTATGCTCGGACTCGCGTCCGGTACCGCAGTGCTTTCGGTCGAGCAACGCAGACGCCAAGCCGCACGCGCCATCGGTATACAGCCAGACACGTTCCGACGAGACAACCACTCGCGCCGATATTTCCTCGAACTCGCTTTTGCGATTCACTCACTTATCGAGAGTCGTTCAGCGGGCACGAGATAGCACACTTCCAGGCGAAAAGACCGGGCGAAGGTCCCGAACGGGAACCCCGCCCTTCCCCGGCACGCCGGACAGCAGAAACGCCCCTCGTTCGGTTGAACAAGGGGCGCTCTGTAGGCGGAGCGGGTATCGCCGGTTCGACTAGAGGTTCTTAACCGCTCCGATGAATTCCCGGAACATCTGCCGAGGAAGGGGCACCTTCGGCCCGTCCGGGTTCTTGCTGTCGCGAACAAGTACCGTTCCGGCCGTGTTGGCAAGTTCGACGCATTCGCCTCCGTTGCCAAGGCTTCTCTTGGCCTTTCGCCAAGTCAGATCGCTCAAGTCCATCGTTCCGCAATCACCTTCCGAATGAACTCCCGTGATTGGTCCACGGGAAGCGCGTTAGCCCTAAGTTCGATCAGGATTCCATGCAAGACCGTCAGGTCATGACGGTCGTCTACAGTGAAGCCTCTTAGCGAGTTCTCCACGTAGGCGACTTGTCCGGCATCATCCATTGTACCAACTACGAAACTGCTACCATTCCCCTGGTGGTCCCCGCTCGATCGAACAATCTGCACGGTGACGTTGGGAAGGTCACTGAGTGCGAGCAGGTGTTCCAATTGCTCACGCATAATTTCTTCGGTACCGACTTGCCGGTAAAGGACTTGTTCGTCTACGAGGAATACGACTTGGGGAGGTCGAGGTTCTTCCCGCGTGAGTACCGCTTGCCTTGCGAGTCGCTTTTCTATCTCCCTTACGTCGCCCTTGAGCAGGACGGCCATGTACGCGCGTGTTTGCGCGAGTCCCGACAAGACGCTTAGTTGGTAGCTTTCCAGGATATCCGCGTGCTCTTCCGACTCTTGCCAGTCGAACCATACGCTAGCGGGATATCCGTCCTGCGAAAGGTTATCCCAGAGACGGACCAGGGAGCCGCTGGCATTAAGGTACTTATCGGCTTTTTCGACGAAATCCGGACTTGGCCGATGCCTTCCGTTTTCGATCTTGCTGACAGCGGATTCGGTGACGTTCGTCGCCGCCGCAAGAGCGGCTTGCTTGATTTTGAGTTTTTCGCGCAGTCCGCGTAGATGTTCGCCAAATGCCTTCTTTGCCGGAGTGGGAGCCGACCTGTCCCCTGAGCGCTTCCGGCGCGGCTGGTCTGCCATTTCGGACACTCCTTCCACTTGAGCGAACTTGCGCGCTACTTGCGCGCCTTGCGTGTCTGGTCTCAAGGATGACACATGTTGAGCGTTTCCGGTGCTCAAGCTGCGCACTGATTCGGCAAGTGGCTTCATAGGTGACACACGCACGTCGATCAGGGCAGGAACCCCGTGAAAGCTGCGCCACCCCCCATACCGGTCATACCTATCGAGTCGATCATGCTTCCGGTGCGCGACAACGCACCGAAGAGGGCAGAGGACTTCGGCGTCACGCTCTGTCGCTTGGGCGACCTCAGCGAGTCCACGGCCGGTCCTCGGGCGCTGGCATTCTCCGAACTGACGATGAACGTTCTCAGGCACGCATCAAAGGCGACGGTGAATGAACGCCTCGCGCCAAACCAGGAAGTGAGGTCCTGGCTTATGAGAATCGGGTGGAGCGCATGACCACGCGCACGCCAGAGCAGACAAGCGGAGAGGCACATCCGCCGAACGCACGCAGGATGTATCTCGGAGGACTTCGGACTTCCTTGAAGGGAGACCCGCGTCTGTCCGTGAAGATGGTGGATGACCGTGGGTTGGTGTACCTGGAAGTCACCGAACCCACACGAGACAACACGGTGGAAGTCGGCGCGGACTTCATCGACGGTCAGTGGATGT is from Actinomadura rubteroloni and encodes:
- a CDS encoding DUF4282 domain-containing protein — its product is MKSNSLSAALTETQFQRFVTPTIVSVLYRVTRITAGLWVSILLAVVIAFRSWLGPVATAAFVTLLPLGWVVFVMAVRVALEAVAIGFAIHAEVQRINEKE
- a CDS encoding replication-relaxation family protein, with protein sequence MIKLRPAWKEIERIARNTLTRKVIFLNPPPNIFERAVWLGMRLTDRDLADLETVYRLGLATGSQIERLHFFGLSSSFSVRKRVLHRLVESRALIVLPRRVGGSFGGAGAAIYGIDPAGAVLIQTIRGVPAPDKKTTASNVSPRLHSHVLAVSEIYVQLIESSRKLPFAVADFQTEPESWWTTELGDVIKPDAYAALVRRNHRVTDHWWIEVDRGTESVSIVEQKMRSYLRIAQSEITGPGGVIPRVLFSAPDNRRTGVLTRIARKFPAPADRLFVICSQGLATLDGLTRDLFRDDQ
- a CDS encoding type IV secretory system conjugative DNA transfer family protein; this translates as MNYRESAIFVLAVAGLCAVIVVTAGWMDRRRWRAGLVAYKMRLPADLSVETVTAALYLIGPLSGRWPLVVEVRGTARGITHHILIQAHLAPAMITRLTAAMPGLRLEEDPEGLEYPKFRRARELRSSRRWRTLDYGHGESAIAGVLATMYPLGSDEMVCVQWVVSATRRVKVARGAPDDIAKAVAEKNSFPLLDASGRVAVRASHRSRAALLLAGVLGGLSAVSGPETRIRARALPTRVVARRAARRAMPVTSAWWPMLLSAAEAAALLALPTQGLTVPGLSVGSARQLPPPSRMRRTGLVIADSNYPGMESRPLALTADDRLRHVMIQGPTGSGKSVLLANLILQDIAAGRGVLVIDPKADLIEDITARIPDNRIDDVVVIDAASLDYPTGFNLLSVDTSDEHARELMVDQVVHVFASLWRDSWGPRTADVMRNCLLTLAYTRAPGGRSFTVVEIPALLTDDEFRRDLLRQPIPDAVRGFWTAYDAMSEPERAQVIGPSMNKIRAFSTRTALRLMLGQSNGVDLSTLYREHKIILVPLQKGRIGPDAAHLLGALLVSTLWQITLSRASVPADRRHATFAYLDEFQEFMHFGRADDFAEMLAQARGLGLGVNMAYQYLDQLSADVTNAVLGTVRTQVTFQAEYRDASTLAPRFAPLTRDDLGALDAFEIAMRPCIDARTAAPVTGRTRPLGEPLRDGRDFIRESAQRFGALRADVETEIAERVKPRLRVVPRIGRTSDEKSGEK
- a CDS encoding DUF397 domain-containing protein, whose amino-acid sequence is MDLSDLTWRKAKRSLGNGGECVELANTAGTVLVRDSKNPDGPKVPLPRQMFREFIGAVKNL
- a CDS encoding helix-turn-helix domain-containing protein; translated protein: MADQPRRKRSGDRSAPTPAKKAFGEHLRGLREKLKIKQAALAAATNVTESAVSKIENGRHRPSPDFVEKADKYLNASGSLVRLWDNLSQDGYPASVWFDWQESEEHADILESYQLSVLSGLAQTRAYMAVLLKGDVREIEKRLARQAVLTREEPRPPQVVFLVDEQVLYRQVGTEEIMREQLEHLLALSDLPNVTVQIVRSSGDHQGNGSSFVVGTMDDAGQVAYVENSLRGFTVDDRHDLTVLHGILIELRANALPVDQSREFIRKVIAERWT